The segment AAACACAATCTTTTTCTTGTCGTTGGTTTCAACGATCGCGGATTTCGGAACAGCCAAAACTGCAACAGGGGTTCGATCTGTTAACACTTCCAGTTCAGCAAACATTCCCGGCTTGAGCGCACCATCAGCATTATCGAGTTCCGCTTTGACCGGAACAACACGAGTATCACCTTGCACCGTTGCACCGATCACACTAATTCGTCCGCGAAACATGCGATTCGGCAAGCCATTGACTCTGACCTGTACCCCTTGCCCTTGTTGAACTTTATCTAAATCTTTCTCATAGATATCGGCAGCGATCAATACACTACTGCCATTTACGATCGTCATGATCTTTTTGCCCGCATCCTGTCCCGATTCGCCGATTGTCGCTTCTCGGTCTGCGACCACTCCAGAAATAGGAGCTGTGATGGTAATTGTCCCGTCTGCATTCGCACTTGCGCCTAACTGCCTCAGTCGAGTTTGATAAGTCTGCCCACTCAATTGACTCTTGGATTGCGCTACATCAACGGCAGACTGGGCGCGTTTAAGTTGTGCCTGAGCTTCAGAGACTTGCAACTGACTTCTAACTTTTGCAAATGCCGCTTTCGCCTCGGCGAGTTTCGATTCGGACTCTAGAACGGTACGGCGGGGGATAGCTCCAGTAGAAAGAAGGTCGCGATCGCGGTCATATTGCTCTTGAGCCACATTTAACGCCACTTGTGCCTGCTGAATCTCGGCTTGAGCAATTCGCTGTTGCTGCTCATAGTTTTGCTGCGCTAGGCGTAAATCTGCCTCGGCTTGTTGAACGCTGCCTATTGCTTCGGACTGTCGATCAAGGGCAATGGTGCGAAGTTCGGCAAGCTCTGGACTAGTCATGATGGCAACGGGTTGTCCTACCCTGACTTGTTCTCCGGGCTTAACCAACAATCGCAACACGGTTCCCCCAACAGGCGTTGTTACCTCTGCTTGTTGATTCGGCTGGGCTTCAATCTGTCCGGTCGTTTTGATACCCGAGACAAGACGTTGACGGCTCACGGATTCCACTGTCAGCCCCATACGTTCTGCGGTAGCAGCATCCACCTCAATCGCTCCCACAGTCTGGACAGGCTGACTGTCATGCTGAAACTCGTTGCCGTGTCCAGCATGCGCTAGCGTGATTTGGGGAGCTACTATGATCAGCAACAAGCCCAAGACGGTTGCAGAAGCACCGCTAGAACGCTTGGGACGGTAAGAAATGTGAAGCATCGGTCGCGTCCTTGATAGAGGTTCGGGGCAGGTTGAGTTCAGCAGAATCTGGAGGAATTCGGCTGCGACACAGTCTGCATGAGCCAAAGGCAGCAAGCAGATACCCAGTCAAC is part of the Leptolyngbya boryana PCC 6306 genome and harbors:
- a CDS encoding efflux RND transporter periplasmic adaptor subunit gives rise to the protein MLHISYRPKRSSGASATVLGLLLIIVAPQITLAHAGHGNEFQHDSQPVQTVGAIEVDAATAERMGLTVESVSRQRLVSGIKTTGQIEAQPNQQAEVTTPVGGTVLRLLVKPGEQVRVGQPVAIMTSPELAELRTIALDRQSEAIGSVQQAEADLRLAQQNYEQQQRIAQAEIQQAQVALNVAQEQYDRDRDLLSTGAIPRRTVLESESKLAEAKAAFAKVRSQLQVSEAQAQLKRAQSAVDVAQSKSQLSGQTYQTRLRQLGASANADGTITITAPISGVVADREATIGESGQDAGKKIMTIVNGSSVLIAADIYEKDLDKVQQGQGVQVRVNGLPNRMFRGRISVIGATVQGDTRVVPVKAELDNADGALKPGMFAELEVLTDRTPVAVLAVPKSAIVETNDKKKIVFVQNGQAFQPTEVSLGRESGEFVEVTNGLFDGDRVVTQRATQLYAQSLRTGGQKEANHSPNTVTSQSSMPLPWWAILPIGGLLIGSTFWAGMYWANRRQRFASPVPAESNGFHPNPEIDLNHFQSQNGKLPTEVTEKQFDRPQN